AGACGGCAACAGCCGCTCGACGCGCGTGGAGCACCGTGGGAGTCTATGAGGATGAGCGAGTCCCGTCCTCCGACTGACGTCCGCGTCGTGATCGCGGTCGTGCGCTCCGGCGGCATCGCCGGCATCCGTCGTCAGTGGCGCGTGGAGGCGGAGGAACCCGACGCCGGTGAATGGATCACCCTCATCGACCGGTGCCCCTGGGACCAGGAGGCACCTGCCGCACCCGGCGCCGATCGCTTCGTGTGGACCATCCGCGCCCGCACCCCCTCCGAGCACCGCGAACGCGACCTGAGCGACGCCGAGGTCGACGGGCCGTGGCGGGCTCTGGTCGACGCCGTGCGGGAGGCGTCGAAGCGCTCCGAGTGACACCCGGCGCGTCGCGGCATCCGATCAATCCGGTGTGAATCGGTGCTCGACACCGACGGCCGGCATCAGAATGGGACACATGGGACTGTTCCAGCACCGCAAGGATGACGAAGAGAACCAGTGGACGCTTCCGTCCGAGCCGCTCGTTCGCGAGGGCGCCGACGTCCTCGATGAGGCACCGTCGGTCGATCCGATGGCGCTCGGCCTCGGAGCCGATGTGAGTTCGATCGTGTTCCCGGTCGCGCCCGTGCCGTCCACCACCGTCTCGATCGAGAGCCGCGAACCGGACGACCATCCCGCATCCGATGGCGACTGACCCGATCGAGGCCCTTCTGGCTCAGCTCGGGCCCGACGCCGATCACCGCGACGCGGAGCGGCTGTTCGGCGATGCCGGCTGGCAGCCGTGCGGCGCGGGGGCCTGGGCCAGGGCGCTGCGCTCCCCCGAGGGCAAGGTTGTCGCGCGGATCAGCTTCTTCGATCCGACGGGACCGTACACGGCAGAGCTGTACCGGGACGCGGCAGGAACCGGTCAGGTCCCGAGGCTGTTCGCACACCGGCGCCTCGCGGGCGGCGGCGACCTGCAGATCATGGAGTGGCTGCGCGAGGCCGACGAAGCCGACGCCGTCGCCTTCCACGCGTTGATCGCCGACGGTGCGTCCGAGGTCGCGACGCTGGTCGACAGCATCCGTCGCATCCACGCGCGGGCGCAGGCCGAGCTGCCCTGGTGCGGTCCGCTGGATGAGAACCCGTCGAACGTGATGCGCGGCGGCGACGGCCGCCTGGTGCTGACCGACCCCTATTACGCCGACGGCCCGGCTCTCTACGAGACGGCCGCCTCGGATCCGGATGCCGTGGCGGCGAGCATCCCTGCCGAGGAGAGACGGTTCATGACCGAGATCCCCCTCGCCTGCTCGGGTCCGTGGGCGGACGAATCCCGGGCGGAGATGAAGCGCGGGCTCGATGCCGCCGATGCCCGGCGCGCTGCGCAGGGCTGAGGCTCGTCCGGCGGCGTCACCGCCCACGGCTACGGTGGAGGGATGACGATCACCGCCGCCGCAGACGGCTCCGCCCTGGGCAATCCCGGCCCCAACGGGTGGGCCTGGTACATCGACGACGACAACTGGGCGGCCGGCGGATCACCGCACGGCACGAACAATCAGGGCGAGCTGCAGGCGGTGCTCGAACTGCTGAAGGCGACGGCCGGCACCGACGAGAAGCTGCACATCTGGTGCGACAGCCGGTACGTGATCGACTCGGTGACGAAGTGGATGCCCGGGTGGAAGCGCAAGGGATGGCGCAAGTCCGACGGCGGACCCGTCCTCAACCGCGACCTCCTCGAGGGCATCGACGAGGCCATGCGCGGACGCGACGTGCAGTTCTCCTGGGTGAAGGGGCACGCGGGCGACGACCTCAACGAGGCCGCCGACGAGCGGGCGAACGCCGCGGCGACAGCGTACAAGAACAAGCAGGAGCCGCGCCGTGGCCCGGGCTTCACCCGCGGATCGGATGCCGGGGCCGCCGTCGCCGCCTCCGCGCCGATCGCGGCGAGCGCCGTCCCCGCGGCTGCGCCTGCTGCCGCCCCGGCACCCGCTGCCGCGCCGGCGAGGTCCGAGCCGGCGACGGCCGAGCCGCTGTGGGCAGAGGCATCCGATCTGCTCGACGGCCTCGATGCGCCGGTCGACGACCCGATCGAGGTGCGCCTCGCACTGTCCGGTGACGAGCACGCGCGCCTGCGCGATCGCGCCGAGGCACAGGGCGTCTCGCTCGAAGAGGCCCTCCGCCGCCTCATCTGACCAGCGGATGCCGCGGCGTACACTCGCACCATGTCGACTCCCGCTCGCACCATCGGCCGCATCTTCCTGGGTTCCTCGCTCGTCTTCGCCGGGGTCTCGCACCTCACGGTCGCTCGTGAGGAGTTCCAGGCGCAGGTGCCGGAGTCGCTGCCGCTCGATCCCGATGTGACCGTGGTGGCCTCGGGGGTCGTCGAGATCGCGCTGGGCTCGGCGCTCCTGCTCGCGCGCCGCCGCCGCGGCCTGGTCGGCGTCATCGCGGCCCTGTTCTTCGTCGCCGTGTTCCCGGGCAACCTCGCGCAGTGGATGCATCACCGCGACGGCTTCGGGCTCGACACCGAGATGAAGCGCTTCGTGCGTCTGTTCTTCCAGCCTGTGCTCGTCGCGCTGGCCCTCTGGTCGACGCGCAGCCCGCGACGCTGACTCAGCTCTCGACGCTGACGCGGCTCTCGTCGCTGACGCGGCGACCTCACCGCGTGGAACCAGGCCGGCGCGCGGAATCAAGCCGTTTCACGACCGATCCGCCTGAACCCGCGTGATCGCCTGAACCGACGTGGGTCAGCGAGGCCAGGGGTGCCGATCCGTAGACTCGGCTGATGGGAGAGAGGGTGACGCAGAGGTGAAGGCGCGCACCGTCTTCGGCCTGCTCCGTCTCGGCGCGGCGACCATCTGCCTCGTGGCGCTCATCCATCGACTGAGCTGGGGTCTGGCGTCGAACACCATCGCCAGTCAGAACTTCTTCGCGTACCTCACCAACCAGTCGAACATCGCGTTCGTGGTGCTGCTGGCCGTCGCGGGCGTCATCGCGCTGCGTCGCCCGGCGGATCCGCGCTGGCTGACCGTCGCCCTCGCGCTCGTGCTCTCCTGGACGATCACCGCGGGGATCGTCTTCGCCGTGATGGTGTGGCAGGGCGGCGAGCGCGGCATCCGGATCGACGTGCCATGGTCGGATCAGGTGCTGCACTTCTGGCTGCCGGCGTGCACGATCGCGGCGTGGGCACTCGCGCCGGGCCACCGCCGGGTGCCGTGGCGGGTGGTGCCGATCACCCTGGCCTATCCCCTCGTCTGGGGCGCGTTCACGCTGTGGCGGGGCCCGCTCATCGGCTGGTATCCGTACTACTTCCTCGACCCGCGCCAAGTGAGCGGCCCGCTGGAGTTCCTCACCTTCTCCGCGATCGCCCTCGCCGTCTTCGCCCTTGTGGCCACGGGGCTCGTGCTGATCAGTCGGATGCCGACGCGCAGGCAGTGGCGTTCACCCGCGGCATCCGATGACGCGGAGATCGAACCCGCCGACCGCGCGGACACGCGCGAGTCCGTGGGTCAGGACGCGTAGACGGCGAGCGACTCCATCGCCGACTCGAGAGCCTCGGTGTCATCGAGGTCGGCGAACTCCTCCGCCGCCGCGCCCCCGACGATCCCGACGAGGATGTTCTCGCCGGTCGCGGGTCGCAGGTTGATCCAGGTGCGGATGCCGACGTCGGCGCCCACGGTGTGCCAGATCGCCGCCTGCGAGTCCCAGAACGCCTCGTCGAAACGCAGCCAGATGGTCTCGATGCGCCCCATCCCGAGGGCGCCGATCGCGGTGCGGTTGACGAACGGCAGCGGCGGATCGAACTCGAGGTCCTGCTCCTGCAGCACACCGAGCGGCACGGTGACGACCACGCGATCGAAGGACAGCGCCTCCCCCGTCCCGAGCCGCACGCTGACCCCGGAGTCGTCGTAGGCGAGCCTGCTGATCGGGGAGGACAGGGAGACCTCGACACCGTCGAGTGCGTCTTCGACGAGCGGCGTGAGATCGTCGCGCGCGCCGGTGAGAGCAGCGGCCGGGAGGGCCGGCGGGAACCAGCTGGACAGCTGCGCGGCATCCGCTCCCGCCGTCGTCGCGAGCGCGGCGAGCAGGGCCGCGGTCGACGGATCCTCGGGATCGCCGCCCGCCTCGATCAGGGCGTCCGCGAGAGAGATGTCGGCCGGAGCCGCCTGCGCCGCGGTGATGGCGGCCTGCAGCGGCGCGCTGTCGACCGGCTCGATATCGCCCTCGGGTCCGTGCCATTGCGCGTCGGGGAGATCGACGACGCCGATCTCCCATGCCTCCATGCGCTGCCGCAGGTCTTCGTCTCCTTCGCCGAAGAGCCAGGCGCCGAGCTGCACGGGCATGGGCCAGGAGTCGTCGACGACCGAATGGACCCGGCCGCCGATGCGATCCCGCGCCTCGAAGACCGTGACCTGCATGTCGGCCGCCGCGAGGCGCGCCGCCACCGTGGCGCCCGCGAGCCCCGCGCCGATGACGGCGATCCGCTCGCCTGCCTCCGCCAGGTCTTCGACCTCATCCGCCGCCCGCGCACCTGAGCGGATCGCGCCGCGCATGGTGCCCGGTTCGTCGGCATCCGTGGCCTCGCCCGCGAAGAACACACGATCGACGACCGGACGGGCCAGCTGCGACCGGGTCTCGGCGAGCACGCCGACCGGGGTGAAGCTCACGGCGCCGTATGAGAAGGGGTCGGTCGTCCACGAGCTCCGCAGGCGATCGGCCGGCTCGGGGACACCCGGCTGCGGCTGCGGCTCGCGGGTCGGCGTCGGGCTCGCGGTCGGCTCCGGGTCGGGTGTGCACGACGCCAGCAGCACCGAGACGGCACCGACTCCGGCGCCCATGAGCAGAGTGCGGCGCGTGATCCTCATCGTGTCGCCACTTTATCCCGCCCCGCTGGTGTGAGCGACAGCATCCGCCCGGGTCGTGCGCCGCGGTCCCCGTTCACAATTCAGCAAGAACGTCGCCCAGACAGCAGAAACCGGCCGATCCGCCGCGGATCGACCGGTTCTTGCTGAATTGTGAACGCTCAGACGGCGAGCAGCTCCTTCTCGAGTCGGGCGTACGACGCCTCCATGCCGTCGGCCATGCCGGTGGCGAGGATCATGTCGCGCGTCTCCTTGTCGGGGTACTCGATGAAGAGCGTGATGAGGGTCGCGCCGTCCTCCTCGTACAGGTTGAGGTCGTTGAGCGTCTCGACCGGCATCCCGATCATCCGCTCGGTCTGCACGGAG
This genomic interval from Microbacterium sp. LWH11-1.2 contains the following:
- a CDS encoding protealysin inhibitor emfourin is translated as MSESRPPTDVRVVIAVVRSGGIAGIRRQWRVEAEEPDAGEWITLIDRCPWDQEAPAAPGADRFVWTIRARTPSEHRERDLSDAEVDGPWRALVDAVREASKRSE
- a CDS encoding ribonuclease H, producing the protein MTITAAADGSALGNPGPNGWAWYIDDDNWAAGGSPHGTNNQGELQAVLELLKATAGTDEKLHIWCDSRYVIDSVTKWMPGWKRKGWRKSDGGPVLNRDLLEGIDEAMRGRDVQFSWVKGHAGDDLNEAADERANAAATAYKNKQEPRRGPGFTRGSDAGAAVAASAPIAASAVPAAAPAAAPAPAAAPARSEPATAEPLWAEASDLLDGLDAPVDDPIEVRLALSGDEHARLRDRAEAQGVSLEEALRRLI
- a CDS encoding DoxX family membrane protein; translation: MSTPARTIGRIFLGSSLVFAGVSHLTVAREEFQAQVPESLPLDPDVTVVASGVVEIALGSALLLARRRRGLVGVIAALFFVAVFPGNLAQWMHHRDGFGLDTEMKRFVRLFFQPVLVALALWSTRSPRR
- a CDS encoding Pr6Pr family membrane protein, whose translation is MKARTVFGLLRLGAATICLVALIHRLSWGLASNTIASQNFFAYLTNQSNIAFVVLLAVAGVIALRRPADPRWLTVALALVLSWTITAGIVFAVMVWQGGERGIRIDVPWSDQVLHFWLPACTIAAWALAPGHRRVPWRVVPITLAYPLVWGAFTLWRGPLIGWYPYYFLDPRQVSGPLEFLTFSAIALAVFALVATGLVLISRMPTRRQWRSPAASDDAEIEPADRADTRESVGQDA
- a CDS encoding FAD-dependent oxidoreductase, with amino-acid sequence MRITRRTLLMGAGVGAVSVLLASCTPDPEPTASPTPTREPQPQPGVPEPADRLRSSWTTDPFSYGAVSFTPVGVLAETRSQLARPVVDRVFFAGEATDADEPGTMRGAIRSGARAADEVEDLAEAGERIAVIGAGLAGATVAARLAAADMQVTVFEARDRIGGRVHSVVDDSWPMPVQLGAWLFGEGDEDLRQRMEAWEIGVVDLPDAQWHGPEGDIEPVDSAPLQAAITAAQAAPADISLADALIEAGGDPEDPSTAALLAALATTAGADAAQLSSWFPPALPAAALTGARDDLTPLVEDALDGVEVSLSSPISRLAYDDSGVSVRLGTGEALSFDRVVVTVPLGVLQEQDLEFDPPLPFVNRTAIGALGMGRIETIWLRFDEAFWDSQAAIWHTVGADVGIRTWINLRPATGENILVGIVGGAAAEEFADLDDTEALESAMESLAVYAS